TGGTCGCCGCTTCAATTTTAACAGTAGTGTCCAAGGTGATTTCTGCTTCGCTACCCTTTTTGTAAAGTTTAACCTTTTGGATTTTAGCGTCAGCCATATCGCTAGTGCCATAAGTGATTTTGGCATCAGCCGCCTCGAATTTATTAAAATAGTCGAAGTATTTGTCATCGGTATTTAGCACAATGAATTTTGGATTGCTTTCAAAAAGTTTTGCTTTGGCGGCGGCGTAATTATCCATCGTTTTGTGGTAGTCAAGATGGTCCTGTGTGAGATTGGTCATAATCGCCATTTCAAAGTCGACGCCCGTAAATTTATGCTGGTCAAGCGCGTGAGAAGTTGCCTCCACTAGAGCGAATTCCACATCCGCGTTTACAGCGTCGCGGAAGAATTTCTGTAGCCTACCGACCGTTGCAGTGGTTGAGTTGGTGTCGTTGACGCGCATTTCTCCTGCGATTTCTATATTTGCGGTCGAAAACATCGCTGTTTTATAGCCCGCCTCTTTCAAAATTTCGTTCAAAAAGTTGATCGTGGTCGTCTTGCCATTGGTTCCAGTGGCGGCAATTACCCGCAACTTTTTCGAAGGATTGCCGTTGATGCTCGAAACAACCTTTGCTCTCCCTCGTCGATATTTTTCTTCCAAGAGATTAACCGTTCCGCCTGGAAGCGATTTTCGAACGGCCTTTGCCAATTTATTCTTAATGCTCATAGTTAAATTATACTCTCTTTTGTGCAAAAATTCAATTTTATAAAAAAGAAGTTTCAGAATACGAAAGAAAATTAGTAGCAAAACCCACCGTATATATTGGTGGGTTTAAGGTTGTTCGGCTAAAGAATTTCGTAAAAATTTTTGAGATTTTTACGAAGTGCCTTAACCTCTGAGTATGTAGAAAGAGTTAAAAATCTCTCTATATTGCCGTTGGAGATTTTGTAGCGGTTGAAGCCACACCTTTCAATGTTGAATTTGCGGCGCTTGAGGAATTTTTCTAATGAAATCATAGATTCCCTAGCGGAAGCTCCGTGAGGTAAAACCAGATAAATC
This sequence is a window from bacterium. Protein-coding genes within it:
- a CDS encoding UDP-N-acetylmuramoyl-L-alanyl-D-glutamate--2,6-diaminopimelate ligase, with protein sequence MSIKNKLAKAVRKSLPGGTVNLLEEKYRRGRAKVVSSINGNPSKKLRVIAATGTNGKTTTINFLNEILKEAGYKTAMFSTANIEIAGEMRVNDTNSTTATVGRLQKFFRDAVNADVEFALVEATSHALDQHKFTGVDFEMAIMTNLTQDHLDYHKTMDNYAAAKAKLFESNPKFIVLNTDDKYFDYFNKFEAADAKITYGTSDMADAKIQKVKLYKKGSEAEITLDTTVKIEAATNLPGKFNVYNMTAAIAAAWLLGIQPEEIQEGVANLEAISGRFERAVEGLPFDVIVDYAHTPDGLEKVLDTAKSISKNRVILVFGACGDRDRKKRPIMGEISVRLADRIILTDEENYTEDAEQIRREIKEGMGKNLPAKVQEIANRREAIKKALQIAGKGDIVLITGLGHEVYRVINGEKVEWNDTQVVQEISKEIKS